A genomic window from Gemmatimonadaceae bacterium includes:
- a CDS encoding peptidylprolyl isomerase has translation MNRLRLALIAVLLSAATACGAIKDAMTAHVDVVARAGTAELTVSEFAEMLANTGVSLEPSVVRSISQVWVNYQLLGHAAARGDTLRDSALADRGMWSTIQQMRLQRMFQEHLATMAPVDTARFRKAYEDGEMLGAAHILLTKQPAGLGTAVNDSIKREAEQIARTVTSATFARVARARSQDPGSKDRGGDYGVFSPGTMVPEFESAIRAVAPGGITGVVETQFGYHIIRRSTWDEVRAQFTEEYTQFLQSRAESTFFADAEKGVNLQVRRNAPRVVKAIAEDVDAFRRDRTVIATSRVFDLTAGRMADWIGAFPPQAQIRPQIMQAADSLIPDFVANIMRNELLLRRADSLGLQPDSATLIEVRDAFYTTVTDAMEALGLSPAQLAEASTVSDREKLATERATAYIRGLFTSSVQYVDVPEPVSLVLRERYEARIVPAGLDRVVAEATRLRAAAEAAAEAGAAPTAVPLPAPNP, from the coding sequence ATGAATCGCCTTCGCCTCGCCCTGATCGCCGTCCTCTTGTCTGCCGCGACCGCCTGCGGCGCCATCAAGGACGCGATGACCGCCCACGTGGATGTCGTCGCGCGCGCCGGCACCGCCGAGCTGACCGTCTCGGAGTTCGCCGAGATGCTGGCCAACACCGGCGTCTCGCTCGAACCCAGCGTCGTGCGGTCCATCAGCCAGGTCTGGGTCAATTACCAACTGCTCGGTCACGCTGCGGCCCGCGGCGACACGCTGCGCGATTCGGCCCTCGCCGACCGCGGGATGTGGTCCACGATCCAGCAGATGCGCCTCCAGCGGATGTTCCAGGAGCATCTCGCCACGATGGCGCCGGTGGACACCGCGCGCTTCCGCAAGGCCTACGAGGACGGCGAGATGCTCGGCGCCGCCCACATCCTGCTGACCAAGCAGCCAGCCGGCCTCGGCACCGCCGTCAACGATTCCATCAAGCGCGAGGCCGAGCAAATCGCCCGCACCGTGACCTCGGCCACCTTCGCGCGCGTCGCGCGCGCGCGGTCGCAGGACCCGGGCTCCAAGGACCGCGGTGGTGACTATGGCGTCTTCTCGCCGGGCACGATGGTACCCGAGTTCGAGTCGGCCATCCGCGCCGTGGCCCCGGGCGGGATCACCGGCGTGGTCGAGACGCAGTTCGGCTACCACATCATCCGCCGCTCCACCTGGGACGAGGTCCGCGCGCAGTTTACCGAGGAGTACACGCAGTTCCTGCAGTCGCGCGCGGAGAGCACCTTTTTTGCCGATGCCGAGAAGGGCGTGAATCTCCAAGTGCGGCGCAACGCCCCGCGCGTGGTGAAGGCGATCGCCGAGGATGTGGACGCCTTCCGCCGCGACCGGACCGTGATCGCGACGTCGCGGGTCTTCGACTTGACGGCCGGACGGATGGCCGACTGGATTGGCGCCTTCCCGCCGCAGGCGCAGATCCGCCCGCAGATTATGCAGGCGGCCGACTCGCTGATCCCGGACTTCGTCGCGAACATTATGCGCAACGAGCTCCTGCTGCGCCGCGCCGACTCGCTTGGCCTGCAGCCGGATTCGGCGACGCTGATCGAGGTCCGCGACGCGTTCTACACCACCGTCACCGACGCGATGGAGGCGCTGGGGCTCTCGCCGGCGCAGTTGGCGGAGGCCAGCACCGTGTCCGACCGCGAGAAGCTCGCCACCGAGCGCGCGACGGCCTACATCCGCGGCCTGTTCACCTCGTCGGTCCAGTACGTGGACGTGCCGGAGCCGGTCTCGCTGGTGCTGCGTGAGCGCTACGAGGCGCGCATCGTCCCCGCGGGATTGGATCGTGTGGTAGCCGAGGCGACGCGCCTGCGTGCGGCCGCGGAAGCGGCGGCCGAGGCCGGCGCAGCGCCGACAGCGGTCCCGCTGCCCGCGCCGAACCCGTAA
- a CDS encoding peptidylprolyl isomerase yields the protein MRRAYALAAIALLAAPVAAQQGGAVVQMIPVDRVVAVVATKPILFSEVLERLNFARAQGLQIPADSAGQMRVARELLEQLVDEEVLLAVAQDFKLEVPELEVSARVDQQIDQIRGQFGSEAEFREALRREGFGTPEEYRKRTIEQAQRDERQRKALDTLRTLGRLAPVNVTEREVAEAFERLRARLGPRPALVAFRQVVVTPRPRQEAKDRAYARTDSLRRLLERGADFDSLARLVSQDPVSAAQGGDLGWNRRGRMVAAFDQMMFALLPGRISPIVETEYGYHVMRVDRVRPGEVRARHILVRPEVDEQDAAVAAARADSARQMWQRGAPFDSVIARFHDANEEKSIPEGYPVDSLPPEYRVVLRNQPAGAFTEVFTLPDQSTGLRKYLVAQVISAKPAGQWTLDEYQERVRRQLQEERSTRRTLDNLRREYYVSVRL from the coding sequence ATGCGTCGCGCGTACGCCCTGGCCGCAATCGCGTTGCTGGCCGCCCCCGTCGCGGCCCAGCAAGGCGGGGCGGTCGTGCAGATGATTCCCGTCGACCGCGTCGTTGCGGTCGTCGCGACCAAGCCGATTCTCTTCAGCGAAGTGCTGGAGCGCCTCAATTTCGCGCGCGCCCAAGGGCTGCAGATTCCCGCCGATTCTGCCGGTCAGATGCGGGTCGCACGCGAGTTGCTGGAGCAGTTGGTGGACGAAGAAGTGCTGCTCGCCGTCGCCCAGGACTTCAAGCTCGAGGTGCCGGAGCTCGAAGTGTCGGCGCGCGTGGACCAACAGATTGACCAGATCCGAGGACAGTTCGGCAGCGAGGCCGAGTTTCGCGAGGCGCTGCGCCGCGAGGGCTTCGGCACGCCCGAGGAGTACCGCAAGCGCACCATCGAGCAGGCGCAGCGCGACGAGCGGCAGCGCAAGGCCTTGGACACGCTGCGCACGCTCGGCCGCCTCGCGCCGGTGAACGTGACCGAGCGCGAGGTCGCCGAGGCCTTTGAGCGCCTGCGCGCGCGCCTCGGGCCGCGTCCCGCGCTGGTGGCGTTCCGCCAGGTCGTGGTGACGCCGCGTCCGCGGCAGGAGGCCAAGGACCGCGCCTATGCCCGCACCGATTCGCTGCGGCGCCTGCTGGAGCGAGGCGCCGACTTCGATTCGCTCGCGCGCTTGGTGTCGCAGGACCCGGTGAGCGCGGCGCAGGGCGGCGACCTCGGCTGGAACCGCCGCGGCCGGATGGTCGCGGCCTTCGACCAGATGATGTTCGCCCTCCTTCCGGGACGCATCAGCCCGATCGTCGAGACGGAATATGGCTACCACGTGATGCGCGTCGATCGCGTGCGGCCGGGCGAGGTGCGGGCGCGGCACATCCTGGTCCGGCCCGAGGTGGACGAGCAGGACGCCGCGGTCGCTGCGGCGCGGGCCGACTCGGCGCGCCAGATGTGGCAGCGCGGCGCGCCGTTCGACTCCGTCATCGCGCGCTTCCACGACGCCAACGAGGAGAAGAGCATCCCCGAGGGCTACCCGGTGGACTCGCTGCCGCCGGAGTACCGCGTGGTCCTGCGCAACCAGCCGGCCGGGGCGTTCACGGAAGTGTTCACGTTGCCGGACCAGAGCACGGGCCTGCGCAAGTACCTCGTGGCGCAGGTGATTTCCGCCAAGCCGGCGGGGCAGTGGACGCTGGACGAGTACCAGGAGCGCGTACGCCGCCAGCTGCAGGAAGAGCGCTCCACGCGCCGCACGCTCGACAACCTGCGCCGCGAATACTACGTCTCCGTGCGATTGTGA
- the pdxA gene encoding 4-hydroxythreonine-4-phosphate dehydrogenase PdxA, translating into MTLPALVVTVGDPRGIGPEILRAALATEEVAGAARCIVVGPSGAGIAVEESVGEWHGRPGPSTPEQAAIAGGLAAKAIERAVELVRAGAAQGIVTGPIDKSALAAAGYTDPGHTEMLERLTGHPTAMMLAGPSLRVVLATTHIALREVPAAVTQAALVRAAQLTRRGLQEWFGIAEPRLALCALNPHGGDGGRFGDEDQRVLAPAAREAGMAGPFAADTVFVRAMRGEFDAVIAPYHDVGMTAIKVASFGEAVNVTLGLPFPRTSPDHGTALDIAGQGVADAGSMVLALRTAAEIAARLS; encoded by the coding sequence GTGACGCTCCCGGCGCTCGTGGTCACTGTCGGCGACCCGCGCGGCATCGGGCCCGAGATTCTGCGCGCGGCGCTCGCGACCGAAGAGGTCGCCGGCGCCGCGCGCTGCATCGTGGTGGGTCCCAGCGGTGCGGGTATCGCCGTCGAGGAGTCTGTCGGCGAGTGGCACGGCCGCCCGGGACCATCTACGCCCGAGCAGGCGGCGATTGCCGGCGGACTTGCCGCCAAGGCGATCGAGCGCGCGGTGGAGTTGGTGCGCGCGGGTGCGGCGCAGGGCATCGTCACCGGGCCGATCGACAAGTCCGCGCTGGCGGCGGCCGGTTACACGGACCCCGGCCACACCGAGATGCTCGAACGCCTCACCGGCCACCCGACGGCGATGATGCTCGCCGGTCCGAGCCTGCGCGTGGTGCTGGCCACCACGCATATCGCCCTTCGGGAGGTGCCGGCTGCCGTGACGCAGGCGGCGTTGGTGCGTGCCGCGCAGCTCACGCGGCGCGGGTTGCAGGAGTGGTTCGGCATCGCCGAGCCGCGGCTGGCCCTCTGCGCGCTCAATCCGCACGGCGGCGATGGCGGACGCTTCGGCGACGAGGACCAGCGCGTGCTCGCGCCGGCAGCGCGCGAGGCGGGGATGGCCGGCCCCTTCGCGGCGGATACCGTCTTCGTGCGGGCGATGCGCGGCGAATTCGATGCGGTCATCGCACCGTATCACGATGTCGGGATGACGGCCATCAAGGTCGCCAGCTTCGGCGAGGCTGTGAACGTGACGTTGGGCCTGCCATTCCCGCGCACCTCGCCGGATCACGGGACGGCCCTGGACATCGCGGGGCAGGGCGTAGCCGATGCCGGCTCGATGGTCCTGGCGCTGCGCACCGCCGCCGAGATCGCCGCGCGCCTCTCGTGA
- a CDS encoding cation transporter: MTTPKPPSPPAFDDCQVQRPSAARAAADALPHEHAPGEAHHHHGLGAHAHATSTKRLAWALAVTTTFLVAEVVGGLLSNSMALLADAGHMLTDAGALGLSLFVAWFSRRPATPQRTYGHLRWEILAAFINGAVLLLLSAWILVEAVGRLRSPQPVGGALMLGVAIAGLAANSVSAWLLHAHQGQSLNLRGAYLHVLSDLLGSVAVIVAALCVQAFGWLRADAIASIAVTLLIIRGAWALVRDAVDVLLENTPAHIDAEALRAAMAQVRGVRAVHDLHVWTLTSGVVAMSAHAIAPAVEEHPRVLADLHAAVEGFGIQHTTIQLEGEPLAACCGDLAHPSLTPATR; the protein is encoded by the coding sequence ATGACCACGCCCAAGCCCCCCTCGCCGCCGGCGTTCGACGACTGCCAAGTCCAGCGCCCGAGTGCCGCGCGCGCCGCCGCCGACGCGCTGCCGCACGAGCACGCGCCGGGGGAGGCGCACCATCACCACGGGCTGGGGGCGCACGCGCACGCGACCAGCACCAAGCGCTTGGCCTGGGCCCTGGCGGTCACGACGACCTTCTTGGTCGCCGAGGTGGTGGGTGGCCTGCTGTCCAACTCGATGGCCCTGCTCGCCGATGCGGGGCATATGCTCACGGATGCCGGGGCGCTGGGTCTGTCGCTGTTTGTGGCCTGGTTCAGCCGCCGCCCGGCGACGCCGCAGCGCACCTACGGCCACCTGCGCTGGGAGATTCTCGCCGCTTTCATTAACGGTGCCGTGCTGCTCCTGCTCTCGGCCTGGATCCTGGTCGAAGCCGTGGGCCGGCTTCGCTCCCCCCAGCCGGTGGGCGGTGCGTTGATGCTCGGCGTTGCCATCGCCGGACTCGCCGCCAACAGCGTCAGCGCCTGGTTGCTCCACGCGCACCAGGGGCAGAGCCTCAACCTGCGCGGCGCCTACCTGCACGTGCTGTCTGATCTCTTGGGCTCGGTGGCGGTGATCGTGGCAGCGCTGTGCGTGCAGGCCTTCGGCTGGCTGCGGGCCGACGCCATCGCGTCGATCGCCGTCACGCTGTTGATCATCCGCGGCGCCTGGGCCTTGGTGCGCGATGCCGTCGACGTGCTGCTCGAGAACACGCCGGCGCACATCGACGCCGAGGCCCTGCGCGCGGCGATGGCGCAGGTGCGCGGCGTGCGCGCCGTGCACGACCTGCACGTCTGGACCCTGACCTCAGGTGTAGTGGCGATGAGTGCCCACGCCATCGCGCCAGCGGTCGAGGAACACCCGCGCGTGCTGGCCGACCTGCACGCGGCGGTGGAGGGCTTCGGCATCCAGCACACGACGATCCAGCTCGAAGGTGAGCCCCTTGCCGCCTGCTGCGGCGACCTCGCCCACCCCTCCCTCACCCCGGCGACCCGCTGA
- a CDS encoding type IV pilus twitching motility protein PilT, with amino-acid sequence MEALLRLLVEKGASDLHMRVGEPPILRASGEMHRVEGQPKIDPATMEALLTSIMPERNRAEFKETNDSDFAYEITGVARFRANVLRDRKGVAAVFRVIPNTIITADQLGLSQEVQNLCYLTKGLVLVTGPTGSGKSTTLSGMIDLVNRSRSDHVITIEDPIEFVHENKNCIMTQRQVGVHTGSFKSALRAALREDPDIILVGELRDLETVAIAIETAETGHLVFGTLHTTTAASTIDRLIDQFPSDRQEQVRTMLSESLKGVVSQVLCKKIGGGRVAAREILLVNNAVSNLIREGKTFQIPSIMQTSKRIGMITMNDTLMDLVEKKLVEPKEAYMKSVDKSSFVASLKAKGHDTSFVEGDDPKPPAGAAAGPAGKAGAKR; translated from the coding sequence ATGGAGGCATTGCTGCGCCTCCTCGTGGAGAAGGGCGCCTCCGACCTGCATATGCGGGTCGGCGAGCCACCGATCCTGCGGGCCAGCGGCGAGATGCATCGCGTCGAGGGGCAGCCGAAAATTGACCCCGCGACGATGGAGGCCCTGCTCACCTCCATTATGCCGGAGCGCAACCGCGCCGAGTTCAAGGAGACGAACGACAGCGACTTCGCCTATGAGATCACGGGCGTGGCGCGCTTTCGCGCCAACGTGCTCCGCGACCGAAAGGGCGTGGCGGCGGTGTTCCGCGTCATTCCGAATACCATCATCACCGCCGACCAGTTGGGGCTCTCGCAGGAGGTCCAGAACCTCTGCTACCTCACCAAGGGCCTGGTGCTGGTGACCGGCCCCACGGGCTCCGGCAAGTCCACCACGCTGTCGGGGATGATCGACCTCGTGAACCGGTCACGGTCGGACCACGTCATCACGATCGAGGACCCGATCGAGTTCGTGCACGAGAACAAGAACTGCATTATGACGCAGCGGCAGGTGGGTGTGCACACCGGCAGCTTCAAGAGCGCCCTGCGCGCCGCCCTGCGCGAGGACCCGGACATCATCCTCGTCGGCGAGCTGCGCGACCTCGAGACGGTGGCCATCGCCATCGAGACCGCCGAGACCGGCCACCTGGTGTTCGGCACGCTGCATACCACGACCGCGGCCAGCACCATCGACCGCCTCATCGACCAGTTCCCCTCCGACCGGCAGGAGCAGGTGCGCACGATGCTCTCCGAGTCGCTCAAGGGTGTCGTCTCGCAGGTGCTCTGCAAGAAGATCGGCGGCGGCCGTGTCGCTGCCCGGGAAATCCTCTTGGTCAACAACGCCGTCTCCAACCTCATCCGCGAGGGCAAGACGTTCCAGATCCCCTCGATTATGCAGACGTCCAAGCGGATCGGGATGATCACGATGAACGACACCCTGATGGACTTGGTGGAGAAGAAGCTGGTGGAGCCCAAAGAGGCGTATATGAAGTCGGTGGACAAGAGCTCCTTCGTGGCCTCGCTGAAGGCCAAGGGGCACGACACCAGCTTCGTCGAGGGGGACGACCCGAAGCCGCCGGCCGGGGCGGCGGCGGGGCCGGCGGGCAAGGCCGGGGCGAAGCGCTGA
- the typA gene encoding translational GTPase TypA: protein MQIRNIAIIAHVDHGKTTLVDQMLRQAGAFRANQVVSERVMDSNPLEKERGITILAKNTSVHWGDTKLNIVDTPGHADFGGEVERILRMVDGVLLVVDAFDGPMPQTRFVLRKALALGRTVIICINKIDRPGADPMRVHEEVLDLLIELEANEAQLDAPVVYASGRDGTSTMSMDVPAENLTPLFETIVKHVPAPPAEVNAPFQMLVSTIDYSNYLGRLAIGRIDRGTVRVGDNVALLPVDHAAKGAIGRVTKLYGFEGLERVEVQSASAGEIVALAGFEHVEIGLTLTDPEHQERLEGIAVEEPTISVDFLVNNSPFAGQDGKFVTSRQIKERLEKELERNVALRVEETDSTDTWTVSGRGELHLSILMETMRREGYEFQVSRPRVITHIGPNGEKQEPYEELAIDVPEEFMGTVIEKLGPRKAQMIEMKNPGQGLVRLVYKIPARGLFGYRSEFLTDTRGTGIMHHRFLEYGPWSGGLQGRLRGVLVSMEQGTIIAFALGNLQERSTLFVKPGDEVYEGMIIGENSRPGDMDVNPTKEKKLTNMRSKSADDAIQLEPPRLLTLEGALEYIEDDELIEVTPSNIRLRKRLLKESDRKRINRTAKKEREAGL, encoded by the coding sequence ATGCAGATTCGCAACATCGCCATCATCGCGCACGTGGACCACGGGAAGACGACCCTCGTGGACCAGATGCTCCGGCAAGCCGGGGCCTTTCGCGCCAATCAGGTCGTCTCCGAACGCGTGATGGATTCCAACCCGCTCGAAAAAGAGCGCGGTATCACCATCCTTGCGAAGAACACCTCGGTGCACTGGGGTGACACCAAGCTCAACATCGTCGACACGCCCGGGCACGCCGACTTCGGCGGCGAGGTCGAGCGCATCCTCCGGATGGTCGACGGCGTGCTGCTCGTCGTGGACGCCTTCGACGGCCCGATGCCGCAGACGCGCTTCGTGCTCCGCAAGGCGCTGGCCCTCGGCCGCACGGTCATCATCTGCATCAACAAGATCGACCGTCCCGGTGCCGACCCGATGCGCGTGCACGAGGAAGTGCTCGACCTGCTGATCGAGCTCGAGGCCAACGAGGCGCAGCTCGACGCGCCGGTGGTCTATGCCTCAGGTCGCGATGGGACCTCGACGATGTCGATGGACGTGCCGGCGGAGAACCTGACGCCGCTGTTCGAGACCATCGTCAAGCACGTGCCGGCGCCGCCGGCCGAGGTGAACGCGCCGTTCCAGATGCTCGTCTCCACCATCGACTACTCCAACTACCTCGGCCGCCTCGCCATCGGGCGCATCGACCGCGGCACGGTGCGCGTGGGCGACAACGTGGCCCTGCTGCCGGTGGACCACGCCGCCAAGGGGGCCATCGGGCGTGTCACGAAATTGTATGGATTTGAGGGCCTGGAGCGCGTCGAGGTGCAGTCCGCCAGCGCCGGCGAGATCGTCGCCCTGGCCGGCTTCGAGCACGTCGAGATCGGCCTGACGCTGACTGACCCCGAGCACCAGGAGCGCCTCGAGGGTATCGCGGTGGAAGAGCCCACGATCTCCGTGGACTTCCTCGTCAACAACTCTCCGTTCGCAGGCCAGGACGGCAAGTTCGTCACGTCGCGGCAGATCAAGGAGCGTCTCGAGAAGGAACTCGAGCGCAACGTGGCGCTGCGCGTCGAAGAGACCGATTCCACCGACACCTGGACCGTCTCCGGCCGCGGCGAGCTGCACCTGTCCATCCTGATGGAGACGATGCGCCGCGAGGGGTATGAGTTCCAGGTCTCGCGGCCGCGCGTCATCACGCACATTGGCCCCAACGGCGAGAAGCAGGAGCCATACGAAGAACTGGCGATCGACGTGCCCGAGGAGTTTATGGGCACCGTCATCGAGAAGCTCGGGCCCCGCAAGGCGCAGATGATCGAGATGAAGAACCCCGGGCAGGGCCTCGTGCGCCTGGTGTACAAGATCCCGGCGCGCGGCCTCTTCGGCTACCGCTCGGAGTTCCTCACCGACACCCGCGGCACCGGCATTATGCACCACCGCTTCCTCGAATACGGGCCCTGGTCCGGCGGGCTGCAGGGCCGCCTGCGCGGCGTGCTCGTCTCGATGGAGCAGGGGACCATCATCGCCTTCGCGCTCGGGAACCTGCAGGAGCGCTCCACGCTGTTCGTGAAGCCGGGCGACGAGGTCTACGAGGGGATGATCATCGGCGAGAATTCCCGGCCGGGCGATATGGACGTCAACCCGACCAAGGAAAAGAAGCTGACGAATATGCGGTCCAAGAGTGCCGACGATGCCATCCAGCTGGAGCCACCGCGCCTGTTGACGCTGGAAGGGGCGCTGGAGTATATCGAAGACGACGAACTGATCGAGGTCACGCCGTCCAACATCCGCCTGCGCAAGCGCCTGCTCAAGGAAAGCGACCGCAAGCGCATCAACCGGACGGCCAAGAAGGAACGGGAGGCTGGGCTGTAG
- the pap gene encoding polyphosphate:AMP phosphotransferase — protein MFDTAELGLTLSERAYDSALRTLRPKLLKAHIALQASGRQVLVIVSGGNASGKGELVHRLNEWLDPRGVTTQAFWDHSDEESERPHFWRFWRAMPGAGKIGIFFGSWYTWPIIDRVTKARRKREFVPELDRIVAFERMLADGGITVLKLWMHLTKPRQRARLKELEKMGRLAPDDWSHFKQYDRFRAVSQQAVEHTHHAAAPWHVVDATDRRHREVAVGRLLLKALQAAPPSEPAPPRRWTPGPSALDRVDLTQRLSVAAYEREMVTLRERLARLTWAARAAGQPTVLVFEGWDAAGKGSSIRRVTQAIDPRLYRVVGFAAPTDEERAQHYLWRFWRHLPRDGRITIFDRSWYGRVLVERVEGFAKEAEWERAYGEINSFEEQLTAHGTALAKFWIHISPAEQLKRFKERQRVEWKQHKITDEDWRNREQLPAYKAAVEEMLARCAPPTAPWTVVAGNDKRFARVQILRTVVDTLQRALDARS, from the coding sequence ATGTTCGACACCGCCGAACTCGGGCTCACGCTCTCGGAGCGCGCCTACGACTCCGCCCTGCGGACGCTACGACCGAAGCTGCTCAAGGCGCACATCGCCCTGCAGGCCTCGGGCCGACAAGTCCTCGTCATCGTCTCAGGCGGTAACGCCTCCGGCAAGGGCGAACTGGTCCACCGCCTCAACGAGTGGCTGGACCCACGCGGCGTCACGACCCAGGCCTTCTGGGACCATTCGGACGAAGAGTCCGAACGGCCGCACTTCTGGCGCTTCTGGCGGGCGATGCCCGGCGCGGGCAAGATCGGCATCTTCTTCGGCTCCTGGTACACCTGGCCGATCATCGACCGCGTGACGAAGGCACGGCGCAAGCGCGAGTTCGTGCCCGAACTCGACCGCATCGTGGCCTTCGAACGAATGCTGGCCGACGGCGGCATCACGGTGCTGAAGCTCTGGATGCACCTGACCAAACCGCGGCAGCGGGCGCGACTCAAGGAACTGGAAAAGATGGGTCGCCTCGCGCCCGACGACTGGTCGCACTTCAAGCAGTACGACCGCTTCCGCGCGGTCTCCCAACAGGCCGTCGAGCACACGCATCACGCGGCGGCCCCGTGGCACGTGGTCGATGCCACCGACCGTCGCCACCGGGAGGTCGCCGTGGGGCGGCTACTCCTGAAGGCCTTGCAGGCAGCGCCGCCATCTGAGCCGGCACCACCGCGCCGCTGGACGCCGGGACCCTCGGCGCTCGACCGCGTGGACCTCACGCAACGGCTCAGCGTGGCGGCCTACGAGCGCGAGATGGTCACGCTCCGCGAACGCCTGGCGCGGCTCACCTGGGCCGCGCGCGCCGCCGGTCAGCCGACGGTGCTGGTGTTCGAGGGCTGGGATGCCGCCGGCAAGGGTAGCAGTATCCGCCGCGTGACGCAGGCGATCGACCCGCGCCTGTACCGCGTGGTCGGCTTCGCCGCCCCCACCGACGAGGAGCGCGCGCAGCACTACCTCTGGCGCTTCTGGCGGCACCTGCCGCGCGACGGGCGCATCACGATCTTCGACCGCTCCTGGTACGGCCGCGTGCTGGTCGAGCGGGTCGAGGGCTTCGCCAAGGAGGCCGAGTGGGAGCGGGCCTACGGCGAGATCAACAGCTTCGAGGAGCAGCTCACCGCGCACGGCACGGCGCTGGCCAAGTTCTGGATCCACATCAGCCCGGCCGAGCAGCTCAAACGCTTCAAGGAGCGCCAGCGGGTGGAGTGGAAGCAGCACAAGATCACCGACGAGGACTGGCGAAACCGCGAGCAGCTCCCGGCGTACAAGGCGGCGGTCGAGGAGATGCTGGCGCGCTGCGCCCCACCGACGGCGCCGTGGACCGTGGTGGCGGGCAATGACAAGCGCTTCGCGCGGGTGCAGATCCTGCGCACGGTGGTGGACACGCTGCAGCGGGCGCTGGACGCCCGGAGCTAG
- a CDS encoding Uma2 family endonuclease produces MAALIDSDWTAERWRALPDDGKRCEVLDGELWQTPSPSSRHNAVAEELYDALRPWARESRLARVRYAPADIEFSPRRVLQPDLYAIPWADQPPRDWSESRDLLLAVEVLSPATARVDRHTKRLIYQQQGVPEYWIVDVEARLVERWRPTDDRPEVIAETLAWTPVAGSPSLRIDLPALFRAALGDD; encoded by the coding sequence ATGGCCGCACTCATCGATTCCGACTGGACCGCAGAGCGTTGGCGCGCCTTGCCGGACGACGGCAAGCGCTGTGAGGTACTCGATGGCGAGCTGTGGCAGACGCCGTCGCCGTCGTCCCGCCACAATGCCGTCGCGGAGGAACTCTACGATGCGCTGCGCCCCTGGGCGCGGGAGTCGCGGCTCGCGCGGGTGCGCTATGCGCCCGCCGACATCGAGTTCTCTCCGCGGCGCGTGCTCCAGCCGGACCTCTACGCCATTCCTTGGGCCGATCAGCCGCCGCGCGACTGGTCGGAGAGTCGCGACCTCCTGCTTGCGGTCGAGGTGCTCTCGCCGGCCACGGCGCGGGTTGACCGCCACACCAAGCGGCTGATCTATCAGCAGCAGGGGGTGCCGGAGTACTGGATCGTCGACGTCGAGGCACGCCTCGTGGAACGCTGGCGTCCCACGGACGATCGGCCGGAAGTCATTGCGGAAACGCTTGCGTGGACTCCCGTCGCTGGAAGCCCCTCGCTGCGCATCGACCTGCCCGCCCTCTTCCGCGCCGCGCTCGGCGACGACTGA